Part of the Halopenitus persicus genome is shown below.
TCGTCGCCGAGAGGTCGTGGAGGACCTGGTTCTCGCCGTACCCGGCGTCGACGCTGTCGAGTTCGATGAGGCTCATCTCAGGTCCCCCCGAGGTAGGCCTCACGGACCTTCTCATCGTCGCGAATCTCCTCGAAGGTTCCCGAGGCGATGTTGCGACCGGCGTTCATCACGACGACGCGTTCACACAGTTCACTTATCACGGACATGTCGTGTTCGATGACGAGGATGGCGGTTCCCCCCTCGTTGATGCGGCGGATGTCCTCGATGATGTCGTCCATCAACGCCGGATTAACGCCCGCCGCGGGCTCATCCAGCAGGATGAGGTCCGGTTCGAGCATCAGCACGCGGGCGAGCTCGAGCAGCTTCTTCTGGCCACCGCTGAGCTCGTCGGCGCGGTTCTCCCGCACTTCCTCGAGGTGAAGCTCCTTGAGCAGTCGCTCGATGCGCGCCTCCTGTTCGGTCGGTCCACACGAGACGTTCGGCACGAGCAGGTTCTCGTAGACCGAGAGGCGGCCGAACGGCTTCGATATCTGGAACGTTCGCCCGATCCCGCGCTTCGAGACCGCGTCGGGCGAGGCGCCCGTGACGTCCTCCCCGTTGAGGGAGACCGTCCCCTCGTCCGGGTCCAGGAATCCGGTGATGAGGTTGAGCGTGGTCGTTTTTCCGGCCCCGTTGGGCCCGATCAGGCCGACGAGCTCGCCCGCCTCGATCGCCAGGTCGAGCCCGTCGACCGCGACGATGCCGCCGAACCGTTTCGTCACGTCGTCGACTGAGAGTACTGTGGTCATCGGTCACCTCCGATCGCCGTCGGGGGGTACGCATTCGCCCAGGGATT
Proteins encoded:
- a CDS encoding ABC transporter ATP-binding protein — encoded protein: MTTVLSVDDVTKRFGGIVAVDGLDLAIEAGELVGLIGPNGAGKTTTLNLITGFLDPDEGTVSLNGEDVTGASPDAVSKRGIGRTFQISKPFGRLSVYENLLVPNVSCGPTEQEARIERLLKELHLEEVRENRADELSGGQKKLLELARVLMLEPDLILLDEPAAGVNPALMDDIIEDIRRINEGGTAILVIEHDMSVISELCERVVVMNAGRNIASGTFEEIRDDEKVREAYLGGT